The following coding sequences lie in one Spirosoma sp. KUDC1026 genomic window:
- a CDS encoding IS1-like element transposase — MVKEQITQIVLNGVGVRDTVRILGVNRNTVSAQFKKSNEVIHIKSLYVDRGLKMSLKADEMCRAAGRSRVGKKKQPRWLLWVDVSGGHNLVSGQLVDSGVALYRPDCRWSQTVHPSHLINK, encoded by the coding sequence TTGGTCAAAGAGCAGATCACTCAAATTGTTCTTAACGGAGTAGGAGTACGAGATACCGTCCGTATCTTAGGCGTTAATCGGAACACTGTTAGCGCTCAGTTTAAAAAAAGTAACGAGGTAATTCATATAAAATCTTTGTACGTCGATAGAGGCTTGAAGATGAGTCTCAAAGCCGACGAGATGTGCCGGGCTGCCGGGCGATCCCGCGTGGGTAAGAAGAAACAGCCCCGCTGGCTGTTGTGGGTGGATGTTAGTGGGGGACATAATTTGGTTTCGGGCCAGTTGGTCGATAGCGGAGTTGCTCTTTATCGGCCTGATTGCCGTTGGTCTCAAACTGTTCACCCCAGCCACCTGATCAATAAATAA
- a CDS encoding cellulose binding domain-containing protein: MLEVRNEGTVALNYSELRARYYFTSDGSERLQVEVDEGNVSARLVKLPAPVNGADTYLEISYNQGGQLAPGSSTGVVRYRISKPDGGRFNQANDYSYQEQPQERAQNSRVVVLAGNERLWGTLPMGASARVAFGEAGSALSVRVLGNPIQSDQVSFEVTGAEGQALQLQLLTPQGRVVSEQHVPSAEATGRPQLSVAGQAGGMLLLQVSTPTQSQTVKVLKAH, from the coding sequence GTGCTGGAAGTGCGCAACGAGGGCACGGTGGCCCTCAACTACAGCGAGCTGCGGGCGCGCTACTACTTCACCTCGGACGGCAGCGAGCGGCTGCAGGTGGAGGTTGACGAAGGCAACGTGAGCGCGCGGCTGGTGAAGCTACCTGCACCCGTCAACGGCGCAGACACCTACTTAGAGATTAGCTACAATCAGGGCGGTCAGTTAGCACCGGGTTCCAGCACGGGCGTTGTCCGCTACCGGATCAGCAAGCCCGACGGGGGGCGCTTCAACCAGGCCAACGACTACTCCTACCAGGAGCAGCCCCAGGAGCGGGCCCAGAACAGCCGGGTGGTGGTGCTGGCGGGCAATGAGCGACTATGGGGCACGCTCCCAATGGGTGCCTCCGCTCGTGTAGCGTTTGGGGAAGCCGGTTCTGCGTTGTCGGTGCGGGTGCTGGGCAACCCCATCCAGAGCGATCAGGTCTCGTTCGAAGTAACGGGCGCTGAGGGTCAAGCTTTGCAGCTGCAACTGCTGACGCCCCAGGGGCGGGTGGTGAGCGAGCAGCACGTACCGAGCGCGGAGGCTACCGGGCGGCCCCAATTGTCGGTGGCTGGACAGGCAGGGGGTATGCTTCTCTTACAGGTGAGCACGCCCACCCAGAGCCAGACGGTGAAGGTGCTCAAAGCCCACTAA
- a CDS encoding SDR family NAD(P)-dependent oxidoreductase: protein MEHSLAGKTALVTGAASGIGKAIALLYGQHGANVLVSDLDAEKGQVVVEQIKGMDVQAHFVLADVSDPADNERLVNEAVNRYGKLDIACNNAGIGGEQNLIADYSLESWQKVIDINLSGVFYGLKYQLAQMVKQGFGTIVNMASILGQAGTQKSPAYVAAKHGVVGLTKAAALEYADKGIRINAVGPGYIDTPLLKSLPDEAYDGLVGLHPIGRLGKSEEVAELVIWLSSNKASFVTGAYYPIDGGYLAQ from the coding sequence ATGGAACATTCGTTGGCCGGTAAAACAGCACTCGTAACAGGGGCTGCTTCGGGCATTGGAAAAGCGATTGCACTGCTATATGGACAGCATGGTGCCAACGTACTGGTATCCGATCTGGATGCCGAAAAAGGGCAGGTCGTTGTCGAGCAAATAAAGGGCATGGACGTTCAGGCGCATTTTGTGCTGGCTGACGTAAGTGATCCCGCTGATAACGAACGGCTTGTGAATGAAGCCGTCAATCGCTACGGAAAACTGGACATTGCCTGCAACAATGCCGGCATCGGTGGCGAACAGAACCTGATTGCCGACTATAGTCTGGAAAGCTGGCAGAAAGTTATCGACATTAACCTGAGTGGCGTTTTCTACGGTCTCAAATACCAACTGGCGCAGATGGTAAAGCAAGGCTTCGGGACCATCGTTAATATGGCATCGATCCTGGGGCAGGCGGGGACTCAGAAATCTCCGGCTTACGTGGCGGCAAAGCATGGCGTCGTTGGCTTAACAAAAGCAGCAGCGCTGGAGTACGCCGACAAAGGTATTCGAATCAATGCGGTTGGTCCCGGCTACATCGATACACCCTTGCTGAAATCGCTGCCCGACGAAGCGTATGACGGTTTAGTCGGTTTACACCCGATTGGTCGTTTGGGTAAGTCTGAAGAAGTTGCTGAATTGGTTATCTGGCTGTCGTCGAACAAAGCATCCTTCGTAACCGGGGCCTACTATCCTATTGATGGGGGCTACCTCGCTCAGTAG
- a CDS encoding cellulose binding domain-containing protein, which produces MLGNNRKVRTIDIGAAEFAGTPTQPVTIIGQAQSVITACQSVNNSLAFTFSVRVAGTGPFTYALFRDNTLVNQNTASGSDNISFGLFQQVSDNYQIVVTTGCNSVTTTLSPVTFNPLPVQQQPTGGGSYCAGSPAPVVGLAGSQTGVNYQLLRGGSPVGSPLAGTGSAINFGPQAAAGIYTVRAINATTGCQLTFFNAASVRVNDLPTQYSVVGSGAGCVDAIGTVIALNGSQVGVSYQLLRDSVAVGSPVDGNGGDYLSLGLQNVGGTYTVRATNKSTGCKQLMSGSAVYTTYALPTQYAVTGGGAFCSGEAGVLVGLSGSQTGVAYQLVRDGNNVGDFITGTGQAISFNRQTGAGTYTVQARDLNRGCQQTMTGSVTVTVNQPPTVSIVPSALTGCAGNIITLSALGADRYVWNTGATTTSIPVTATGTGVYSVTGTITSTGCSATASQSITIYPLPAAPSVLTQTGQSYPGGQPSVTVDVNSGNVNLAVGGCTGTINWTGPNNTSGTSSPIVVSTERVGQFVYTATCTSAQGCTSPATSATVTVQGRLTVLHRDVDNYADNNAIQPLLVLQNQGSSALPLSALTLRYYLTVEGAAALGNLSVNYA; this is translated from the coding sequence GTGCTGGGCAACAACCGCAAGGTGCGTACTATCGACATCGGCGCGGCTGAGTTTGCAGGAACTCCCACCCAGCCGGTGACAATCATCGGCCAGGCACAGTCGGTGATCACCGCCTGCCAGAGCGTCAACAACAGCCTGGCCTTTACATTCTCTGTCCGGGTAGCGGGCACAGGACCCTTTACCTACGCTCTATTCCGGGATAACACCTTAGTGAATCAAAATACTGCGTCTGGTTCTGACAACATCTCTTTTGGGCTCTTTCAGCAGGTAAGCGATAATTACCAGATCGTTGTTACTACGGGTTGTAACAGCGTAACTACGACGCTGAGCCCGGTCACTTTCAACCCGCTCCCAGTCCAGCAGCAGCCAACCGGCGGGGGAAGCTACTGCGCGGGTAGCCCCGCGCCTGTGGTGGGTCTGGCCGGCTCGCAGACGGGCGTCAATTACCAACTACTACGAGGGGGTAGCCCGGTGGGTAGTCCGCTAGCCGGTACGGGCAGTGCTATCAACTTCGGGCCGCAGGCTGCCGCCGGGATCTATACGGTACGGGCCATCAACGCCACGACGGGCTGTCAGCTAACGTTCTTCAACGCGGCCAGCGTCAGGGTCAATGACTTGCCCACTCAGTACAGCGTAGTTGGCAGTGGGGCAGGATGTGTCGATGCCATTGGCACGGTCATCGCCCTAAACGGCTCCCAGGTGGGCGTCAGCTACCAGCTCTTGCGCGACAGCGTAGCTGTAGGGAGTCCGGTTGATGGCAACGGAGGTGATTATCTATCTCTGGGTTTACAAAACGTAGGCGGTACTTACACCGTGCGGGCTACGAACAAGAGCACCGGCTGCAAGCAACTCATGTCGGGGTCGGCTGTGTACACAACCTATGCCCTGCCCACGCAGTACGCTGTGACCGGCGGAGGGGCCTTTTGTTCAGGAGAAGCCGGGGTGTTAGTCGGTCTATCAGGGTCGCAGACAGGCGTCGCCTACCAGTTGGTGCGGGATGGTAATAACGTCGGCGACTTTATTACGGGTACCGGGCAGGCCATCAGTTTTAACCGGCAGACGGGGGCCGGTACGTACACAGTTCAGGCGCGCGACCTCAATCGGGGTTGCCAACAAACTATGACGGGCTCAGTTACGGTAACGGTCAATCAGCCGCCCACCGTCAGCATCGTGCCCTCCGCCCTGACCGGCTGCGCGGGTAACATCATCACCCTGTCGGCGCTAGGGGCCGACCGCTACGTCTGGAATACAGGAGCCACGACTACATCTATCCCCGTGACGGCTACCGGAACGGGAGTTTACTCGGTTACGGGTACAATCACCAGCACGGGCTGCTCGGCTACGGCGAGCCAATCCATCACTATCTACCCGCTACCGGCGGCTCCCAGCGTACTTACCCAAACCGGGCAGAGCTACCCTGGTGGGCAGCCAAGCGTCACCGTCGACGTCAACTCGGGCAACGTGAACCTGGCGGTGGGCGGCTGCACTGGCACCATCAACTGGACGGGACCAAATAACACCTCGGGCACCAGCAGCCCCATTGTGGTCTCGACCGAGCGGGTAGGTCAGTTTGTCTATACCGCTACCTGTACCAGCGCCCAGGGCTGCACCAGTCCGGCCACCTCGGCCACCGTCACCGTCCAGGGTCGGCTGACGGTGCTGCACCGCGACGTGGACAACTACGCCGACAACAATGCCATCCAGCCCCTGCTGGTACTACAGAACCAGGGCAGCAGCGCCCTGCCCCTGTCGGCCCTGACACTACGTTATTACCTCACCGTAGAAGGAGCGGCCGCCTTGGGTAACCTCAGTGTCAACTACGCCTAG